AAGCCCTGTATGGCTCAATCATATTATGGGTTTCGGGATGGATTTTATTGATGGCGACATGGATATGAAGATTATCAGTATCATGGTGTATGACGCTGACTCTTTGATGATCCCTGAACCCAATAGACGATACAACCCTGTCTTCTATGGTGTTTAACAGGTTATCAGAAAGTATTTCTCCCGGGGCGAAAGAGATCAATAAATGATAGGTTTTATCGGCAATAGCGCGTTGATTTTTAGCTTGTGTCGCTAAGATCTCCTGAACCGCCCAGTTGGAATCGATACTGTTGCAATTGGACAAGCTAACCTTACCCACCCGTTCCTGTTTATCCTGGGGATCAGTGATGTATTGGACGAGGCCTGAAAAGCTGCTCAAGCGTGCTTTTTTCATAGGGATATGGCGAATAATCATAGCTTTTTCACCACATCAAACATGGCCTCTTGTAAAACCATGATTTTCTTTAGCAGGGTCATTACCGTGGCATGGTCAAAATGGGCAACGCGCTTATCCTGAGTCAACCACATTTTTAACAGCCCACCAAGCCTGCCGGCATCGGCATTGATTTTGGCAAGCTGGATTACTTGATCTTTATCAATAGCACTTTGAAGGGGATAACCAAGACTGATTCGTCTCAGATATTCCGCGATAGATAAACCGGCATTAGCCGCATTGGCTTTAATTTGCGTTTCTTCATTAGGCAAAACAGGCACACGAAGATGGCGACCGTTTTTTCTGGTGGGGGATTTGATTTTATCGTCCATAAGGATGCTGACCTCTTGATAAAGTGGTTATGCAATCCTTTGGGTATCTGTTTATGACTTCAAAGCGCAAGCTTTTCGTTGAGCACCGAAGGTGCGAATAAGGCTTGTGAAATTTGGTAACCAGCTTGCTGGTTAGCTAACTTCACCTATCTTGCCCTGTATTTTGAGATCCGTTTTTAGAATCATAACAGGAACTTTTTGGAACTTGCAACGATTTTTCTGGAATTTTCTAGCTCAAGGTACCGAAAAATTCCAAATTATTCCTAAAAGTTCCATTATCATATAAAAAGAATATTTATTATATTCCAATAAATTCTTAATAGTTCCAAAATATTCTCATTTTTCTTGTTTCAACCCAAATTATGATTTAGAATTTTTAGAGAAAACAAAGTTGACGCCAAAGAAAAATGAAAAAATCACTTTCAGAACGAGTAATTCAAAACCTGTCAGAAAAACAGACAGGGCGAACCAATGCTAAAATTGAATTTATCGCGCTACAAGAGGACATTCGAGAAGCCCTTGATAAGGGATGTTCGATGAAAGCAATTTGGGAAACATTGTCTGATGAAGGTCAAATTTCATTCGGTTATAAAGCATTTAGACACTACGTACTTAAGTTAATTAAGTCAGTGCAGGAAAACACCAGGGATGACAAACAGAGCAAAAGTAAACCTATAACTACAAATGAAATCAAAGGTTTTACTTTTAACCCAATACCCAACCCGGAGGAACTCTTGTAATGGCAAAAATACATATAACGATGCAGGGCAAAGGCGGCGTCGGCAAATCCTTTATCACAGCCACTACCGCTCAATATAAATTCCAAAAAGCGCAATCACCACTTTGTATCGATACCGATCCCATTAACGCCACTTTTCATGGCTTTAAGTCACTTAACGTCGAACGCCTCGATATTATGGACGGTGATGAAATCAATCCACGCCATTTTGACGCTTTAGTTGAAAAAATCGCAAACACGCAAGATGATGTGATTATTGACAATGGTGCCAGCTCATTTGTGCCTCTATCACATTACCTCCTGACCAATCATGTTCCCGCCTTGCTTAAGGACATGGGACATGAACTGATAATTCACACTGTTATCACTGGTGGTCAAGCTCTGCTAGATACAATAAACGGCTTTGCTCAGCTGGTAAAACAATTTCCAGAAGATGTTCGCTACGTTGTATGGCTAAATCCCTACTGGGGAAAAATTGAAAGTGAAGGAAAGCCTTTTGAGCAAATGAAGGTATACAAAGAAACAAAAGACCGAATAGCGGCAATAATCAACATCCCCGACTTAAAGGAAGAAACCTTTGGTCATGACCTATCAAACATGCTTCAACAAAAAATGACATTTAATGAAGCAATTGACTCTCCTGAGCGAAATATTATGACCAGGCAGCGTTTAAAGCTGATACGAGATCAACTATTTGACCAGATTGATAACGCCATGGTGATCTAGTGTCTACAGCTATCGATGAAATAATAAAAGATATTTCGATTATTCACGGTGTTGCCCTTGGCAAAGATGACCCGATACTGATGTTACACACCGTGAATAAAAAATTAATCGAAGATAATAAAAAATCTCATCAAGAGATGTTAGCTCAATAATATAGGCGCGGTTTTCTGGACACAAAAAAAGGTTTTTTAAGAGCTATTCTTCTTAATACAAAGAGGAGAATAAAATGTCTAAAAAGCGAGCTTATTATACGGCGGCCAAGAAGGCAAAAATAACGCTAGCTGCGATTGAGGGGAAACTCACACAAGCGCAAATTACCAGTGAATACGGTGTTCACGCAACGCAGGTAAAAACTTGGAAGCAATCGGCCATCAAAGCCATTAACGATTTATTCTCTGGGGCTAATGAAAAAGAAGCCAAGTCCCAAGAGCAGCTTGTTGAGGCATTATATCAAGAAATTGGTCGACTTCAAGCGCAGCTATCTTGGCTAAAAAAAAAGCATGAACTTTAGTCTGGATGAAAAGCGCGTCATGATTGATCCTCTTGCCGAGCTCACCATTCGTGAACAATGCTTGCTATTAGACTTGCCTGTTTCAAGTTATTATTATAGTGCCAAGCCCATTTCTGTCGAAGATGAAGCGCTTATGGCGCTACTTGATGAGCACTATCTGCAGTATCCATGTGAAGGTAAAATTAAGCGGGCAAGATGGCTGTCAAAAGAAGTAGGCTATCCTGTTGGTAAACGTCGAGTAAAAAAGTTGATGGAAATGATGGGGTTATCGACTGTTTACCCAAAGCCAAATACAAGCGTTCCCAATAAGGAGCATGAGGTGTTCCCTTATTTATTAAAAGAGGTGGATATCACCAAACCAAATCAGGTTTGGGCCGCAGATATCACCTACATCCGCATGAAAGGAAAGCATGTGTATTTAGTAGCTATTATGGACTGGTATAGTCGTTATGTGATTGGATGGGCTATTTCACCTACTATGGAGGCTGAATTTTGTATTGAGGCGCTTAGAAACGCTTTGCTGCATTCGCGTTGTGAGATCTTTAACACGGATCAGGGTTCTCAATTTACCTCAAAAGATTGGATAAATACGCTAAAATCTCACCACATTTCTATCAGCATGGATGGGCGAGGACGTTATTTAGATAATATATTTATCGAGCGATTGTGGCGTAGTGTTAAGCAAGAAAAAATCTACCGGTATGATTTTGATACAATTGAAGAGGTTGAGCTGGCCTTAACGGAGTATTTTGAGTATTATAATAACCGAAGGCTTCACCAGTCCTTTAATTATTTAACGCCCGCAGAGGTGTATTATGGCCGGAAAAGACCATAAACCCTAAATGAGAGCGTCATGACTTACCCACAAGGCCCACAGGCCTATACGAGAAAGTGAAGCTCTCCTGACCTGTGGACTTGTGGATAAGTCATTCTGATAGAGTTGTGGTAAAATGACCTAAGACAATTCGTAGTAGCAATCACTATTCATACGGTATTGAGTAGGTTTAAATAGGTTAATTTGAGTGAATTTTTAACTATAAATGATGGATGAATAGCTCTTATTTTTCCTTAATTTTGTTCCAGACATGCGGACCCATATCACAATTTAAAGAAGAAATTGAGCAAATTTCCAATCAATGGAAGGATAACGCCAAAGAAAAATCCGAAAAAATATTAAACAGAACGCTCTCAGTAAGCAAAGAAGTCATGGCCAAAACGTTGCATGATGCCACTATACAATCAGTTGATACCATTCAGAAGGCGATATTTTATGCGCTGGAAGAGTCGCGAAGGCTTACTGAAAGGGCTGAAAGAATAAGTTTCTTTGCTATGGTGTCAGCTGGTGCTGCGATTTTTGGTTTGTTGTGTGTCTTGGCTCTGTTTTTTTTTAAGTAAGAGTTATTTCTCAAACTATTCTCAAGTGCAATAAATTCTTTTTCGTTACCAAATGATCGGCTTAAATCGGCAAAGATCGTTTGACATCTGTTGGTCGGTTTGTATACTTTAAAAATAATTTCCTCAGGGAGGCTTTACAGTTCCCTTTTTTCGGTTTTGGCAATTGCATGATTTAACCGCATGGCCCACGAGGAGTTTAAAAATGGAAGAGATGGAAGATCGTTGGTTATCGATAAGTGAGATCTGTAAATACCTCGGTGTAAGCAATGACACCGTATATAAGTGGATTGATAAACATGAAATGCCCGCACATCGAATGGGGCGGCTTTGGAAACTCAAGAAAGCTGAAGTGGATGAGTGGGTAAAGGCTGGTGGTGCACTGAACACATAAAGTTAGCCGAAAAAGCGGCCTACAGATTATCCTCCGATGGGAAGTTACCCGGTTTTAAGGTCGGTGGTAGTTGGCCCTTTAAAAAGATGATATCGAAAGTTGGATTGAAAAGAGTAAAGCAAACCCAAAAAATAGAGGACCGCACGCGTGTTATTAGACAATAAAAATAACGGATATGTAGGCCACGAGCTTAAAAAGCACTCATTCGATGGAAGTAAACTATCCGTGCTTTCAAGCCTATTCACTCTTTATGGATTCGCCTCACTCAAAAAAGAGCTAACTAAACTGCAACATACACGCTTATTCATAACCGACTGGCAAGGTCAAAGCCTTCAATCCCTAGTTGGTAATGAGCAAGAGGTCAGGCTTATAAACCAGTTAAATCAAAAGCATGTAGCAACAGAATGTGCCAAGTGGTTGCGTGGAAAAGTGTATGTTAAAGCAAGCAAGAAGCCCCAAGCTGCACAAAATTTAATACATCTTCAATCAGATGATAACAGTTTTGCCGTTCATGGAAGTGCCACACTGTCTCCGATTGGGCTGGGTGATGTGCGGTCAGATAACCTTCAAATGAATACCGGAATATCAGATGCCGAGACCACTAAACAGCTAATAACTTGGTTTGATGGAATATGGTCTGACAAAACAACTACGCAAGATATAAAAGCCGAGCTAATTGAAAAACTCGATTTTATAGCAGCAGATCAACCTGCCAATTTTATATATTACCTAACTCTTTACAATATTTTTAAAGACTTTCTTGAAGACATTGATGAAGAAAATATCATCAAGAGTAAAACTGGTTTCAAAGATACCATCGTTTGGAACAAATTGTATAAGTTCCAAAAAGATGGTGTCTTGGGCGCTATCGATAAGTTGGAAAAACACAACGGCTGCATTATTGCCGATAGTGTTGGTTTGGGTAAAACTTTTGAAGCTTTAGCCGTAATTAAATACTACGAGCTACGTAATGACCGTGTGTTAGTGCTTTGTCCCAAGAAATTAAGAGATAACTGGACTGTCTACACCATAAACGACAAGCGTAATCTGCTTGCCGCAGACCGTTTTAATTATGATGTACTCAATCATACAGATCTTAGTAGAGTTAAAGGTTTTTCCGGTGAGATAAATCTTGAAACGCTTAATTGGGGAAATTACGATCTTATTGTGATTGATGAATCACACAACTTTCGTAACAACCCTAATAAAGCCGATGGCAAAACCCGATACGAACGCCTGCTAGGCGATATCATCCGTTCGGGCGTTAAAACTAAAGTGCTCATGCTCTCTGCTACACCAGTAAATAATCGCATGAATGATCTCAAAAATCAGGTCGCATTTATTACTGAAGGCAAGGATGATGCCTTTATAGATGTCGGTATCAAGAGTATTGAAAGCACACTAAGGTTAGCCCAAAAACAATTTAACCAATGGACAAAAGAACCTGCTGAAACCCGCACCACAGCAACTTTGCTTGATAGTATGAGTTTTGACTATTTCAAACTATTGGATGTAGTCACTATTGCTCGCTCACGAAAGCATATAGAAAAATACTACGGTACAGCGGATATTGGTAAATTCCCCAAACGCTTACCGCCTAAAAACGTTTATGCCGATATCGACCTGTCCGATGAGTTTCCACCACTGAAAGAAGTCAATCTGACTATTAAACGTTTATCATTAGCTGGTTATTCACCCTTAAAGTTCGTGCGTAATGACCTCAAAGGTGATTATGCCCGGCGTTACGATAAAGCTGTAGGAGACGGTAAAGGTGTATTTAAGCAAGTAGATCGTGAAGAAAGTTTGATTCACCTGATGCGTATTAATTTGCTAAAACGAATGGAAAGCTCTATTCACTCTTTTACGCTAACAGCGACAAGACTGGCTAATCAGGTGGAAAACTTGCTAGCCAAGATTGATGCTCATGAGAGCGATGAATTGTTCGAACTGAATATCGAAGAGATTGAAGATGTAGAACTCGATGCTCCTGAGTTCGAACCATATATGCTGGGCAATAAAACCAAGGTACTAATTCAAGATATTGACTTAATTCGTTTCAGGCAAGAGCTTGAGGCAGACCGAGTGCTGTTGGAAAGCATTGTTGACGACGCAAAAAAAGTAACTGCCGTCAGAGATGCCAAGCTTGAAAAGGTCAAGCAACAAATTAAGGCAAAGGTTACAGTGCCATTAAACCCTGATAATAAAAAAGTGATCATCTTCACCGCATTTGCCGATACTGCTCAATACCTTTATGCTCATCTAGTTGAATGGGCGCAGAAAGAATTGGGAATCCATAGTGCGCTAATAACTGGTGGTGGTACAAATAAAACCACACTTTTAGGTGTCGGCTCAGACCTTAATGATTTACTTACTGCCTTTTCTCCTAAATCAAAAGAACGTAATAAAATCGCACCCGATTCAACATGCGAAATCGATTTACTTATCGCAACAGACTGTATCAGTGAAGGCCAAAACCTTCAGGATTGCGACACCCTCATTAACTACGATATTCACTGGAACCCTGTACGTATTATCCAGCGGTTTGGTCGTGTAGATCGTTTGGGTTCTAAAAACACTCAAATTCAGTTGATAAACTTCTGGCCGAATATGGAACTAGATGAATACATCAAACTAGAAGCCAGAGTATCAGGACGGATGGTTCTTCTCGATATCTCCGCCACAGGTGAAGAAAATCTGATCGTTGAAAACGCGACTGAGATGAATGATCTCGAATATCGCCGTAAACAATTGCAGCAACTCAAAGATACTGTGGTTGACCTAGAAGATATCGTGGGAGGTGTATCTATTACAGATCTCACCCTTAACGACTTTCGCATGGACTTATCCGGCTATATGAATAACGGTCGCAGCCCTGAGCGGGGAAAGAGTCAAAATATGAGTAAGTTGGAGCAGGCTCCACTTGGCCTATACTCGGTTGTTCCTCTTGATGAAGATTTGAAGAGCGACGGTATCAATGAAGGTGTGATATTTTGTTTGAAAAATATCCGAGAAGGCAAAGAAGCGGTACAGGTTGATGATAATTATCCGCTCTCACCTTACTTTCTTGTCTATGTCTCAGATGATGCAGCGGTAGATTTAAATTTCACACAAAGTAAAAAAGTGCTCGACCTCCTTAAGCGCCAAGCTTTTATCCATAGTAAGGTGGAAACAGACTGTGTTGAGATTATAAACGCCAGAACAAAAAAAGGTCAAAATCCGGATCACTTTCAGTATTTGTTGGCCGTCGCGGTTGATAGCATTGCGGGTAAGAGCGAAGAAAAAGGTGTTGAAAGTCTATTTACAAAAGGTGGAACTGTCCTTACTCCAACCAGTAGCCAAGGCATAGACGATTTTGCTGTGGTTTCTTACCTCATACTAGTGGATATGGCTGGTAATGATGAAGGGTTTAGTGCATGAGTATTGAATCTCAGCCCAACCCAATAAGTAGCTTTGAAGACTTTCTTGCGCGACTAGATGTGCCAAAAACTTGTGAGCTGAATAAGCCAATCTTCAAGAAAATGTTTCTCGATACCACCGATGGAAAGAAAGACATTCTGGATGCGACAGATAAGAAAGCTCTGAAAGAGGATGTTAAAAAAATACGTTGGCTGTACACCTTAAAGTCTAACACGATCAACATTGCGTCCTATACAGATAAAACAAGAGAATACCCTGAAGTTGCAATACTGCATATTGAACTTTCACGCCCTGACAGATTCAAGCGAACATCCCAGTTTATCAACCGAGCCATTCCATACCCTCTCGTACTTATATTTACTTGTGTTATTGAGAGGGAACAGAGGCTATGCCTTACTCTTGCAGATAAGCGCATCAATCAGGCAGATAAAGAAAAGTGGATAATTGAAGACTGTATTCACACAAAATGGATCAGTATGTCCTCAGTAAGCGCCGCAGAATTGAAATTTTTTGAAAGTCTCAAAGTAAGCAGTCTGCCGTTTACGAACTTCTTTGCTTTTTATCAGGCTTTAATTAAACGGGTTATTGCCATTAAATGTGCCGAACATAGTGGTGATTTTTCTATAGAGAGGGCTGGCAACCCAAGTGAAAAGATGTCAAACACTTTGCGTTTAGATAAGTTGCGCGAGCTGGAAAAGCTGGATTCTCAACGCTTGGAAATATCGAAAAAGCTTAAAAATATAAAGCAGATGGGTAAGAAGATAGAGCTAAACACTCAAATCAAAAAGATTAATGATAAGATTGCCAATATCAAGAGCAGTCTTTAGAAAGAAGATTAAAGATAACAATGGGAAATGAGATGAAAAACGTAGAATTTAAAGATGGACAAAGCCTCGATATTGTTAAGGAAAACATTGAAAAACTGAAAGAACTGTTTCCCGAGGCTTTTTCAGAGGCGGGCGTTAACTTTAATACTTTACGTCAGCTAATAGGCGATGTATCTATATTAGAAGAAGGCAATGAAAAGTATGGCTTTGAGCTGGCACGGAAAAAAGAAAGCGCGCCAGATCGCACTAACGCCTTCTACAGGTACATTGCTCCCATGCCCCGATGAAAGTGTTAATTGGGATACTACTCAGAACTTATTTATCAAGGGTGACAATCTTGAGGTTTTAAAGCTATTACAGAAGAGCTATGCCAATAAGGTAAAGATGATCTATATTGATCCACCATATAACACGGGAAAAGAGTTTATTTATCCCGACCGTTTTCAAGAAAATCTTAATACTTATCTTAAATATACAGGGCAAGTCGATGATGAAGGGATGAAGTTTTCGTCTAACACTGAAACCACAGGTAGGAAGCATACAAATTGGCTAAATATGATGTATCCAAGATTAAAATTAGCCAGGCAATTGTTGAGATCAGATGGAGTTATTTTTATATCTATAGACGACAACGAAGTTGCTAATCTGAGGGAGATTTGTAATGAGATATATGGGGAGGAAAATCTGTTAAGCAATCTTATTTGGCAGAAAAAATACTCGCCGCAAAATGATGCAAAATTTTTTTCAGATAGCCACGAACATATTCTTTGTTTTGCAAAAAACATATCAGAATTTGAAATTGGTATTTTGCCTCGAACAGATGACGCAAATGCAAGATATAAAAACCCAGACAATGATCCAAGAGGCCCCTGGAAGTCTAGTGATTTGACTAGACAAGAGTATAGGAAAAGAGATTATTATCCAATTGTCAATCCTGTAAACGGTAAAGAGTTTTACCCACCGTCTGGGAATAGCTGGGGAAGACCAAGCGATAAGGTTAAAGAACTGATTAATGATGGGCGAATTTCGTTTGGGTCTGAAGGAAACAGTATTCCTTCACTAAAAAGATTTCTATCCGAAGTTAAGCAGGGAATTACACCACAAACGATATGGGAAAGGAAAGATGTTGGCGACACTCAAGAGGGTAAGAAAATTGTAAAAAATCTATTTGGAAATGCTGGGATTTTCGAGACAGCTAAACCGCCTCGTCTAATTCAAAGAGCAATGCTTGTTGCTAACGTTTCTGATGGGGACATAGTTCTAGACTTCTTTGCTGGCTCATGCACAACATATCAGGCTGCTTTGCAGTTTGAAAAGCAGATAAGAACAATTTTGGTGCAACTTCCTGAAATTTGTGACGAAAAAACGGAAGCATATAAAGCTGGCTTCAAGACAGTTGCTGATATCGGTCGTGCACGAATGGTTAAGTATTTGGAGACGAATAGAGATAAATTATTAGGGAGGGATTGTGGTTTTAGAGTATTCGCTCTTAGTTATTCTAGCATCCAGCTCTGGAATCCAGATCGTACAAACCTTGAAGCGAGTCTTTTCTCACATGAAGAGCACTTGATCAAGGGTAGAACTGAACAAGATATTTAATATAGGCGCGGTTTTCTGGACACAAAAAAAGGTTTTTTAAGAGCTATTCTTCTTAATACAAAGAGGAGAATAAAATGTCTAAAAAGCGAGCTTATTATACGGCGGCCAAGAAGGCAAAAATAACGCTAGCTGCGATTGAGGGGAAACTCACACAAGCGCAAATTACCAGTGAATACGGTGTTCACGCAACGCAGGTAAAAACTTGGAAGCAATCGGCCATCAAAGCCATTAACGATTTATTCTCTGGGGCTAATGAAAAAGAAGCCAAGTCCCAAGAGCAGCTTGTTGAGGCATTATATCAAGAAATTGGTCGACTTCAAGCGCAGCTATCTTGGCTAAAAAAAAAGCATGAACTTTAGTCTGGATGAAAAGCGCGTCATGATTGATCCTCTTGCCGAGCTCACCATTCGTGAACAATGCTTGCTATTAGACTTGCCTGTTTCAAGTTATTATTATAGTGCCAAGCCCATTTCTGTCGAAGATGAAGCGCTTATGGCGCTACTTGATGAGCACTATCTGCAGTATCCATGTGAAGGTAAAATTAAGCGGGCAAGATGGCTGTCAAAAGAAGTAGGCTATCCTGTTGGTAAACGTCGAGTAAAAAAGTTGATGGAAATGATGGGGTTATCGACTGTTTACCCAAAGCCAAATACAAGCGTTCCCAATAAGGAGCATGAGGTGTTCCCTTATTTATTAAAAGAGGTGGATATCACCAAACCAAATCAGGTTTGGGCCGCAGATATCACCTACATCCGCATGAAAGGAAAGCATGTGTATTTAGTAGCTATTATGGACTGGTATAGTCGTTATGTGATTGGATGGGCTATTTCACCTACTATGGAGGCTGAATTTTGTATTGAGGCGCTTAGAAACGCTTTGCTGCATTCGCGTTGTGAGATCTTTAACACGGATCAGGGTTCTCAATTTACCTCAAAAGATTGGATAAATACGCTAAAATCTCACCACATTTCTATCAGCATGGATGGGCGAGGACGTTATTTAGATAATATATTTATCGAGCGATTGTGGCGTAGTGTTAAGCAAGAAAAAATCTACCGGTATGATTTTGATACAATTGAAGAGGTTGAGCTGGCCTTAACGGAGTATTTTGAGTATTATAATAACCGAAGGCTTCACCAGTCCTTTAATTATTTAACGCCCGCAGAGGTGTATTATGGCCGGAAAAGACCATAAACCCTAAATGAGAGCGTCATGACTTACCCACAAGGCCCACAGGCCTATACGAGAAAGTGAAGCTCTCCTGACCTGTGGACTTGTGGATAAGTCATTCTGATAGAGTTGTGGTAAAATGACCTAAGACAATTCGTAGTAGCAATCACTATTCATACGGTATTGAGTAGGTTTAAATAGGTTAATTTGAGTGAATTTTTAACTATAAATGATGGATGAATAGCTCTTATTTTTCCTTAATTTTGTTCCAGACATGCGGACCCATATCAATTCTCTACGAGCTTTTGATTAAGCGCGGTATTGACTTGGCCGTGCCCATTGAAATTCGAGAAGTGGCTGGGAAAAATATCTATAGCATTGGTTACGGTGTTTTATTTGCTTGCATTGACGAATCGATAACCAAAGATCAAGTTGAAGATATAGCTCAAGGTATTATTGCATGGTATGGCGAGCTTGCACCAAGTTCTGACACTCACGTCTTCTTTCGCGATAGCGCATTTCGTGATGATATTTCTAAAACTAACATGGCTGCTATTCTTGAACAAAACGGCATTACCCATGTTCGAAGCTTATAAGGATTAAGTTATGAAACTTCATTTTGAAGATGATCTGGATTATCAGAAGGCCGCCATTGAATCGGTAGTGAGCCTGTTTAAAGGGCAAGAAATATCCCGTTCTGAATTTACTGTTACGCATCGTCCAAAGTCTAGCCCACAGACCTCCTTTGATTTATTTGAAAATGAATTGGGTATTGGTAATAGATTGTTGCTTGTAGATGATGAAATTGAAGATAACCTCCGAAAAGCTCAACTAACGAATGGTTTACGTCCTTCTGAAAAGCTTACTAGTGGTGATTTCACCGTTGAAATGGAAACAGGTACGGGGAAAACATACGTCTATCTTCGCACCATATTTGAACTGAATAAAAACTATGGTTTTACCAAGTTTGTGATAGTTGTACCTTCTGTGGCGATTAAGGAAGGAACCTATAAGACTCTACAAATTACCCAAGAGCATTTTGAGGGTTTGTATCCCAAAGCCAAGGGTTATGAATACTTCCTCTACAGTTCATCTAAACCAGGTAAGGTGCGTAACTTTGCTACCAGTTCTAACATCCAGATTATGGTCACATCAGTTGGTGCAATTAACAAGAAGGATGTGAATAACCTATATAAAGAAAATGAAAATACAGGTGGAGAGAAACCCATTGATCTCGTTCGCGCAACAAACCCAATCATTATTGTTGACGAACCGCAAAGCGTTGATGGTGGCTTAACAGGTAAAGGTAAAGAAGCTCTCTCATCAATGAATCCGCTCTGCACTTTACGCTATTCGGCTACCCATGTTGATAAACACCACATGGTGTTTCGCCTTGATGCCGTAGATGCCCATGAGCGTGGGTTAGTAAAACAAATCGAAGTGGCCTCGTTACAGATCGATAGCGGTAATAACAAGCCCTATATTCGATTGGAATCGACAACCAACATAAAAGGCTCTATCACTGCCAAGGTCGAAATCGATGTGCAACGAGGCAAGAATATTAAGCGTGAATTCTTAACCATTGAAGATGGTGATGATTTAGAGCAGATAACAAATCGTTCAATCTACAAGAACATGCAAATCGGCACTATTACTTGTGGTAAGGGTAACGAAACTATTGAAGTGAAAGGCGATGGTTTTGATAAAACCCTCAAAGTGGGTGATGCCATTGGTGGCGTAGACCCCGATGAAATCAAGCGCCTTATGATCCGGAGAACAATAAAAGAGCATTTAGA
The sequence above is drawn from the Legionella antarctica genome and encodes:
- a CDS encoding site-specific DNA-methyltransferase, yielding MKSMALSWHGKKKARQIALTPSTGTLLPCPDESVNWDTTQNLFIKGDNLEVLKLLQKSYANKVKMIYIDPPYNTGKEFIYPDRFQENLNTYLKYTGQVDDEGMKFSSNTETTGRKHTNWLNMMYPRLKLARQLLRSDGVIFISIDDNEVANLREICNEIYGEENLLSNLIWQKKYSPQNDAKFFSDSHEHILCFAKNISEFEIGILPRTDDANARYKNPDNDPRGPWKSSDLTRQEYRKRDYYPIVNPVNGKEFYPPSGNSWGRPSDKVKELINDGRISFGSEGNSIPSLKRFLSEVKQGITPQTIWERKDVGDTQEGKKIVKNLFGNAGIFETAKPPRLIQRAMLVANVSDGDIVLDFFAGSCTTYQAALQFEKQIRTILVQLPEICDEKTEAYKAGFKTVADIGRARMVKYLETNRDKLLGRDCGFRVFALSYSSIQLWNPDRTNLEASLFSHEEHLIKGRTEQDI